In Plasmodium gaboni strain SY75 chromosome 14, whole genome shotgun sequence, one genomic interval encodes:
- a CDS encoding hypothetical protein (conserved Plasmodium protein, unknown function): MYLKKDKKLFDEKLNEELTELKDYGIIHDVLLRLKDEKRKKKEKKKRGYLFNLIELKYINKILYELYISKKKKCIKNFINIYDDNTSLHFNIQKIIQIEKGKKYVALARIGQNVHMNKSLHFLSDENNNFYIFHKINYYVNKELFEIKNDVRHVSTSSCIIIFYNELSDSRREKYNSCNYKKEEYNNISHKRYYEKCMDEKNNILTYIKENQLDDINNNNKQTKKYIYMHTKNNGNINYTYNNFIHCDNYTFINNNDKQIKKNGDTKKFVDYYMLFINYENKSISHMSFIIKFKYILYRLLHNEKNRHKFIINNNNNNNKKKNVCKNHKIYNTKGVENYTVENNNMKNNSIDDMNMRSVRNFIRDRKKYNRYNIFAENYLKYSFNNKKRSKCLKKGRLQHSLERIALWLLPEGGKNKNINTNKNICQTKKDDNIICNDNIICNDNMKCYNTLCCNYEIYIYHSDILKREKNIFVTFNNMNQCFYIFIYPYIIYFNKYKYVLSHVTPNLKEKKKKIINNNNSNNFYLILKFVVELFIIFRSMYKKKKLINKLKKYLSNRTLKGYINYDDLNNMEKINNKKNIDICNYIYIYTFYTIMENFCLKEKNYNIHNTLFHKIKKVIMKYANIIHSNNIFIKFIQNKLIRICKNVTDLLNWNNMLQNIILSPNQYIYIYFFLLKKKNTKEQLNILKKDNMSYNKNYYYNKRKDKEEKKKKKKKRTNFHLINIFKITTSYKNKILNITRNICLSIYFFFYKYNTLTHFERIFLLNHFQYILKKFPYLFLLLHFKIRNKIDNIFYIKFFQYRNNMFFIKLFKDKYQSQLKFIKKKKNKLLKNICYSNEVEKKRFLFLFKMNKWLLYFFLYIMNLYFSEGKFGTITTRKKKKKKKKKKKKKKKKKKKKKKKKKKKKKKKKKKKKKKKKKNDINEDINEDINEDINEDINEDINEDINEDINEDINEDINEDINEDINANINVNINEDTNFDVQEIKKKKNIPNNEKEELSNEFIYMYKYIFYNFKKFIYNIKKEKKNIYKNLFEYKNKNYNNINTEQKLNFICINDNKDTNMCNDNGDYFQRKQNYEHISSQIEPLLSSEYISKVISVEHFLDFKCPNIKYHKQNYNSMNININQKRTYEEKKKFISKEVIKKIFTLKNMKYIVSSKYINNLIHKNKDKEQFTKKNKKLYFLNVHNNIQKSKLINIIELFENNMKNMLFQLLHIKNNNINEEEKDSSYNNDNIFSLNKNDVDKILCYKYNPIKVNKKLCIFNNIENIILKHKLKYQKKKKYLYIQPNIIYNIFHYNKKQSFYKLIEKNKQIESYKITPNYLIYFVNAHISYSVNIFNHKDEKISSSNDIHILNVYKNDIIKNLFIERTMNFFENILFLYLREYVPFAQKYQMTKENHKKKNKEKKQTNEHKTKETYDNRNNCSLNIYQIFCYDILQNIFQIKQIFDVEKEGKFILNVFIYHEENVLFFYSYRKNKKQNDTTNKSFYNPFFVKFLENQEYYDVSLDTSTIRKEKH; this comes from the coding sequence atgtatttgaagaaagataaaaaattgtttgatgaaaaattaaatgaagaattaaCAGAATTAAAAGATTATGGTATTATTCATGATGTATTATTAAGGTTGAAGGAtgaaaaaaggaaaaaaaaagaaaagaaaaaaagaggttatttatttaatttaatagaattaaaatatataaataaaatattatatgaattatatatatctaaaaagaaaaaatgcataaaaaattttataaacatctatgatgataatacctctcttcattttaatatacaaaaaattatacaaaTTGAAAAAGGCAAAAAATATGTAGCACTTGCACGTATAGGACAGAATGTTCATATGAATAAGAgtcttcattttttaagtgatgaaaataataatttttatatttttcataaaattaattattatgtgaataaagaattatttgaaataaaaaatgatgtaAGACATGTGAGTACTTCTTcatgtattattatattttataatgaATTATCTGATTCCAGaagagaaaaatataacagttgtaattataagaaagaagaatataataatataagtCATAAGAgatattatgaaaaatgtatggatgaaaaaaataatattcttacatatataaaagaaaaccagttagatgatataaacaataataataaacaaacaaaaaaatatatatatatgcatacTAAAAACAACGGAAACATTAATTACacttataataattttatacattGTGATAATTATACTTTTatcaataataatgataaacaaataaaaaaaaatggagATACCAAAAAATTTGttgattattatatgttatttataaattatgaaaataagTCTATATCTCATATGTCctttataataaaatttaaatatattttatatagattattacataatgaaaaaaatagacacaaatttattattaataataataataataataataagaagaaGAATGTATGTAAGAACcataagatatataatacaaagGGTGTTGAAAATTATACAgtagaaaataataatatgaaaaataattcGATAGATGATATGAACATGAGAAGTGTTCGTAATTTTATTAGAGATCgcaaaaaatataatagatataatatttttgctgaaaattatttgaaatattccttcaataacaaaaaaagaagtAAGTGTTTAAAAAAAGGGAGACTCCAACATTCTTTGGAACGCATTGCATTGTGGTTATTACCTGAAGGTggtaaaaataaaaatataaacacaaataaaaatatatgtcAAACTAAAAAggatgataatattatttgtaatgataatattatttgtaatgataatatgaaatGTTATAATACCCTTTGTTGTAATTATGagatttatatataccacagtgatatattaaagaGAGAAAAAAACATCTTTGTaacatttaataatatgaatcaatgtttttatatttttatatacccatatataatatattttaataaatacaaatatgtGCTATCACATGTGACACCTAACttaaaagagaaaaaaaaaaaaataataaataataataatagtaataatttttatttaatattaaaatttgTAGTTGAGctatttataatttttcgAAGTATgtataagaaaaaaaagttaataaacaaattgaaaaaatatctTTCGAATAGAACCCTCAAGggatatataaattatgatgacctaaataatatggaaaaaattaataataaaaagaatattgatatatgtaattatatatacatttacACATTCTATACTATTATGGaaaatttttgtttaaaagaaaagaattataatatacataatacattatttcataaaataaaaaaagtgataatgaaatatgccaatataatacattcaaataatatttttataaaatttatacaaaataaattaatacGAATATGTAAAAATGTTACAGATTTATTAAATTGGAATAATATGTTgcaaaatattatattatcaccaaatcaatatatttatatatatttttttttattaaaaaaaaaaaataccaaagaacaattaaatattttaaagaaaGACAATATgtcatataataaaaattattattataacaaaagaaaagacaaagaagaaaaaaaaaaaaaaaaaaaaaaaagaacaaattttcatttaattaatatttttaaaattacgacatcatataaaaataaaatattaaatataacaagaaatatatgtttatctatatatttctttttttataaatataatacattaaCTCATTTTgaaagaatatttttattaaatcatttccaatatatattaaaaaaatttccatatctttttttattattacattttaaaattaGAAACAAGATAGataatatcttttatatcaaattttttcaatatcgtaataatatgttttttataaaattattcaaGGATAAATATCAAAGTcaattaaaatttattaagaagaagaaaaataaattattaaaaaatatatgttattcTAATGAAGtagaaaagaaaagatttcttttcttattcaaaatgaacaaatggttattgtatttttttttatatataatgaatttatatttttcagAAGGCAAATTTGGCACAATCAcaacaagaaaaaaaaaaaaaaaaaaaaaaaaaaaaaaaaaaaaaaaaaaaaaaaaaaaaaaaaaaaaaaaaaaaaaaaaaaaaaaaaaaaaaaaaaaaaaaaaaaaaaaaaaaaaaaaaaaaaaaaaaaaaaatgatataaatgaagatataaatgaagatataaatgaagatataaatgaagatataaatgaagatataaatgaagatataaatgaagatataaatgaagatataaatgaagatataaatgaagatataaatgaagatataaatgcaaatataaatgtaaatataaatgaagaCACAAATTTTGATGTAcaagaaataaaaaaaaaaaaaaatattccaAATAATGAAAAGGAAGAATTGTCAAatgaatttatttatatgtataaatatattttttataattttaaaaaatttatatataatattaaaaaagaaaaaaaaaatatttataaaaatttgttcgaatataaaaacaaaaattataataatataaatactgagcaaaaattaaattttatatgtatcaATGATAATAAAGACACTAATATGTGTAATGACAACGGTGATTATTTTCAAAGGAAACAAAATTACGAACATATATCATCACAAATAGAACCTTTATTATCATCtgaatatatatcaaaagTTATTTCTGTTGAGCATTTTTTAGATTTTAAATGTCCAAACATAAAGTATcataaacaaaattataattcaatgaatataaatattaatcaaaaaagaacatatgaagaaaaaaaaaaatttataagtaaagaagttataaaaaaaattttcactttgaaaaatatgaaatatatagtatcatctaaatatataaataatcttattcataaaaataaagataaggaacaatttacaaaaaaaaataaaaaattatattttcttaatgtacataataatatacaaaaatcaaagttaataaatataattgaattatttgagaataatatgaaaaatatgttatttcaattattacatataaaaaataataatataaatgaagaagaaaaagattcttcttataataatgataatatattttctcttaataaaaatgatgttgataaaatattatgttataAATACAATCCAATTAAGgtaaacaaaaaattatgtatttttaataatatagaaaatataattttaaaacataaattaaagtatcaaaaaaaaaaaaaatatttatatatacaacctaatataatatataatatatttcattataataaaaaacaatctttttataaattaattgaaaaaaacaaacaaattgaatcatataaaattacaCCTAATTATCtcatatattttgtaaatgCTCACATTTCTTATTctgtaaatatttttaatcATAAGGATGAAAAAATAAGTTCTTCCAATGATATACACATTTTAAATGTATacaaaaatgatataataaaaaatttatttatcGAAAGAACAATGAATTTTTTTGAgaatattttgtttttatatctGAGGGAATATGTTCCATTTGCACAGAAATATCAGATGACAAAGGAAAatcacaaaaaaaaaaataaagaaaaaaaacaaacGAATGAACataaaacaaaagaaacatatgataatagaaataattGTTCACTCAATATTTATCAAATTTTTTGTTACGATATACTACAAAAcatttttcaaataaaacaaatttTTGACGTAGAAAAAGAAGGGAAATTCATTTTAAACGTCTTTATATATCATGAGGAAAATGTTCTATTCTTTTATTcatatagaaaaaataaaaaacaaaatgataCAACAAATAAATCATTCTACAATCctttttttgttaaatTTTTAGAAAATCAAGAATATTATGATGTTTCTTTAGACACGTCTACCATCAGAAAGGAAAAacattaa
- a CDS encoding phosphoenolpyruvate carboxylase, whose product MSNYNNFIYCSGTEDDHGHNTDNGGKDDEKLKFLIEGKMIEKIGCVDFIKPLKDDIKALDFLLFDMLKDNLPNNLFEILCTIHDLSETYSENPNDDNFIKLKNCIYNLKDEYLGTIVNAFGHMCVISNFAEWAHRGRRRKAFDKSFIPNDKIYGSVNETLKGTFNILIQNGFQLNDIYEQLCNQTIEFVLTTHPTQAIRTSLLKNYIRLGELLLKLDNTDKELYKKKLLYDNLKTNLLSSWKTDVIRRIKPTPIDEAISLVDIVENCIFYRIPNIIRYIDNVLFEYNLPPVKLNSKLCIFSSWAGGDRDGNPFVLPETTKYVCYMNKIRGCELFIPMIEILIRDLTLHHCTQHFRSYVKLLEDEVSEYIFDKDHKYLAKKFQWFSPFSKSNKKEIYRRALLVVWAKLKSVVEVYKSLISNQRVDEDYKKLMFHNSDEFEEILLECYKSLVESGNTLIAEGYLKDVIRNVKIFGLHLMKLDIRQESEKHISTMNYICQKLNMKKYSLLNEDEKMNFLTDILNSNRPLIPKNIEEEDDVPNDFINVIKTFDVCSQIEDSALGAYIVSMCSNASDILLVEVFQKEMKKGTQRKTQRVVPLLETIQSLQNSSVILENLLKNTWYRKHLTTNFEDKQEIMIGYSDSGKDGGRLTSAWELFKAQEKLVHIGKKYSVEIRFFHGRGGSVSRGGGPQHLAILSQPINTIKNYLRVTIQGEVITQDFCLKGMALRSVEIYMSALLKCSLLKNTLVIKKEWRDLMDEISEISTKEYRKVVYENKDFVKYFRCATPEIEIGKLNLGSRPSKRKEGNVESLRAIPWVFSWTQNRMHLSVWLGIEKIYDYLINNNKLHIIQDMYTHWPFCTSFFNLISMVMAKASIQISQEYDILVPEELKYIGVLLREKLKKSMQLTFLVTNEKKFCDNDQLTKRSIECRTKWVTVCNLIQIQALKRLREKESKQKNENKDEFHNKDNTSHTNITHNYKIFENTLGPSTNECTDKQNIKQDNKQFNNNMENNNIQNDNINDLNTLKTNYIENYNFKKEKELFNNEEREHMEPINKNSNVRINSYLSRKKKKLIKNPKFHPLIESHSYVFPQSETENESFFDYVKNIDSKFERIPSRTNVSTYDEATNKFIDYTSLNDALIVSIKAIAAGMQNTG is encoded by the coding sequence ATGAGCAATTATAACAATTTCATTTATTGTAGTGGTACAGAAGATGACCACGGGCATAATACCGATAATGGAGGAAAAGACgatgaaaaattaaaatttttgaTTGAAGGAAAAATGATAGAAAAGATAGGGTGTGTTGATTTTATAAAACCTTTAAAAGATGATATAAAAGCATTagattttttattatttgatatgttaaaagataatttacctaataatttatttgaaaTCTTATGTACGATTCATGATTTATCTGAAACATATAGTGAAAATCcaaatgatgataattttataaaattaaaaaattgtatatataatttaaaagatgAATATTTAGGTACTATTGTAAATGCCTTTGGACATATGTGTGTTATATCTAATTTTGCAGAATGGGCTCATAGAGGAAGACGAAGAAAAGCATTTGATAAATCTTTTATACctaatgataaaatatatggaTCAGTTAATGAAACGTTAAAAGGtacatttaatattttaatacaGAATGGATTTcaattaaatgatatatatgaacaGTTATGTAACCAGACTATTGAATTTGTATTAACTACACATCCAACACAAGCTATTCGAACATctcttttaaaaaattatataagattaggtgaattattattaaaattagATAATACTgataaagaattatataaaaagaaattattatatgataatttaaaaacaaatttattatcatcttGGAAAACTGATGTTATTCGAAGAATAAAACCAACACCTATTGATGAAGCAATATCTTTAGTTGACATTGTTGAGaattgtattttttatcgTATACCTAATATTATAAGATATATTGATAATGTGttatttgaatataattTACCACCTGTTAAATTAAATTCTAAACTTTGTATTTTCTCATCATGGGCAGGAGGAGATCGTGATGGTAATCCATTTGTATTACCAGAAACTACAAAATATGTTTGctatatgaataaaattaGAGGATGTGAATTATTTATTCCTATGattgaaatattaattCGAGATTTAACATTACATCATTGTACACAACATTTTAGATCTTATGTAAAACTTTTAGAAGATGAAGTTTcagaatatatttttgataaaGATCATAAATACCTAGCCAAAAAATTTCAATGGTTTTCTCCTTTTTcaaaatcaaataaaaaagaaatatatcGTAGAGCTTTATTAGTTGTATGGGCAAAATTAAAAAGTGTAGTTGAAGTTTATAAATCATTAATATCAAATCAAAGAGTTGATGaagattataaaaaattaatgtTCCATAATTCTGATGAATTTGAAGAAATTTTATTAGAATGTTATAAAAGCTTAGTTGAATCTGGTAATACATTAATTGCAGAAGGATATTTAAAAGATGTTATTAGAAATGTTAAAATTTTTGGTTTACATTTAATGAAATTAGATATAAGACAAGAATCGGAAAAACACATTTCTAcaatgaattatatatgtcagaaattaaatatgaaaaaatattcacttttaaatgaagatgaaaaaatgaatttcTTAACAGATATTCTTAATTCTAATAGACCTTTAATaccaaaaaatattgaagaAGAAGACGATGTTCCAAATgattttataaatgttaTCAAAACTTTTGATGTTTGTTCACAAATTGAAGATAGTGCATTAGGTGCATATATAGTTTCCATGTGTTCAAATGCTTCTGATATTTTATTAGTAGAAGTATTCcaaaaagaaatgaaaaaaggTACACAAAGAAAAACACAACGAGTAGTACCATTATTAGAAACTATTCAATCATTACAAAACTCATCTGTTATATTagaaaatttattaaaaaatacatgGTATCGTAAACATTTAACAACAAATTTTGAAGATAAACAAGAAATTATGATTGGTTATTCAGATTCTGGAAAAGATGGTGGAAGATTAACATCTGCATGGGAATTATTTAAAGCACAAGAAAAACTTGTACATATAggtaaaaaatattctgTAGAAATACGCTTCTTTCATGGTAGAGGTGGAAGTGTAAGTAGAGGTGGTGGACCTCAACATTTAGCTATATTATCTCAACCTATTAATactattaaaaattatttaagAGTTACTATACAAGGTGAAGTTATAACACAAGACTTTTGTTTAAAAGGTATGGCATTACGATCGgttgaaatatatatgagtGCTCTTTTAAAATGCtcattattaaaaaatactcttgttataaaaaaagaatgGAGAGATTTAATGGATGAAATTAGTGAAATAAGTACAAAAGAATATCGAAAAGTTgtttatgaaaataaagattTTGTTAAATATTTTAGATGTGCTACACCAGAAATTGAAATAGGGAAATTAAATCTAGGTTCAAGACCatcaaaaagaaaagaagGAAATGTAGAATCTTTAAGAGCAATACCTTGGGTTTTTTCATGGACACAAAATAGAATGCATTTATCTGTATGGTTAGGTATTGAAAAAatttatgattatttaataaataataataaattacatattataCAAGATATGTATACACATTGGCCATTCTGTACTAgcttttttaatttaattagTATGGTTATGGCTAAAGCTAGTATACAAATATCACAAGAATATGATATTCTAGTACCAgaagaattaaaatatattggTGTTCTATTAAGAGAAAAACTTAAAAAATCTATGCAACTAACATTCCTTGTGacaaatgaaaaaaaattttgtgATAATGATCAACTCACCAAAAGATCTATTGAATGTCGTACTAAATGGGTAACTGTTTGTAATTTGATACAAATACAAGCACTTAAAAGATTAAGAGAAAAAGAAAgtaaacaaaaaaatgaaaataaagatgaaTTTCATAATAAGGATAATACTAGTCATACAAATATTACACacaattataaaatttttgaAAACACATTAGGACCTTCAACAAATGAATGTACAgataaacaaaatataaaacaagATAATAAGCAAttcaataataatatggaaaataataatatccaaaatgataatattaatgatttaaatactcttaaaacaaattatatagaaaattataactttaaaaaagaaaaagaattatttaataatgaagaaCGAGAACATATGGAAcctataaataaaaatagtaaTGTTCGTATTAATTCTTATTTAagtagaaaaaaaaaaaaattaatcAAAAATCCTAAATTTCATCCATTAATTGAATCACATTCATATGTATTCCCACAAAGTGAAACAGAAAATGAAAGCTTCTTTGATTatgttaaaaatatagattCTAAATTCGAAAGAATACCATCAAGAACTAATGTTTCTACATATGATGAGGCTACAAACAAATTTATTGATTACACTTCTCTTAACGATGCATTAATAGTCTCAATAAAGGCCATAGCAGCAGGAATGCAAAACACAGGATGA